A region of Anticarsia gemmatalis isolate Benzon Research Colony breed Stoneville strain chromosome 10, ilAntGemm2 primary, whole genome shotgun sequence DNA encodes the following proteins:
- the LOC142976063 gene encoding circadian clock-controlled protein daywake-like isoform X1, with translation MEVVLKVTCFALLVIGQVHSAELLVDKCSLSDKACLVPAAQKVLPIFLERMPEYNSGADSLKLTPINFDLNGLKFTLNGATWTGLKDSVIENVEWDAGSKLFKVDFHTDVAAKGAYTADGHVMNKPINGNGELNMKLKNIQVKMTVNYDTVNKGGKEYIKPAKYSYEFDVKDSAHYDMSNLYNGDKALSDDMLGFLNGNWKAISAAFSPPLLDNCFDIVKNHLVGFFDEYAISEIAKA, from the exons ATGGAAGTGGTACTCAAGGTGACGTGTTTTGCGCTTCTGGTCATAGGACAGGTCCATTCTGCAG aattacTAGTAGATAAATGTTCGCTGTCGGACAAAGCATGCTTGGTACCTGCTGCCCAGAAAGTGCTGCCTATTTTCTTAGAAAGAATGCCCGAATACAATAGCGGTGCGGACAGTTTGAAGCTGACACCTATTAACTTTGACTTGAATGGTCTTAAGTTTACGTTGAATGGTGCTACGTGGACTGGACTAAAGGATTCTGTTATCGAGAATGTTGA atGGGACGCTGGAAGCAAACTATTTAAGGTCGATTTTCACACGGATGTAGCTGCCAAAGGAGCGTATACTGCTGATGGTCACGTGATGAACAAACCTATCAACGGCAATGGCGAACTCAATATGAAGCTTA AGAACATACAAGTCAAAATGACCGTTAACTACGACACCGTCAACAAGGGAGGCAAGGAATACATAAAGCCTGCTAAATACAGCTACGAGTTCGATGTTAAGGATAGCGCTCACTACGACATGTCGAACTTGTACAATGGAGATAAGGCGCTGA GTGACGACATGTTGGGCTTCTTGAATGGGAACTGGAAGGCTATCTCGGCAGCTTTCAGCCCTCCTCTGTTGGACAACTGTTTCGACATCGTAAAGAACCACCTTGTAGGATTCTTTGATGAATACGCAATTTCTGAAATTGCTAAAGCTTAA
- the LOC142976063 gene encoding circadian clock-controlled protein daywake-like isoform X2 — translation MPQKLLVDKCSLSDKACLVPAAQKVLPIFLERMPEYNSGADSLKLTPINFDLNGLKFTLNGATWTGLKDSVIENVEWDAGSKLFKVDFHTDVAAKGAYTADGHVMNKPINGNGELNMKLKNIQVKMTVNYDTVNKGGKEYIKPAKYSYEFDVKDSAHYDMSNLYNGDKALSDDMLGFLNGNWKAISAAFSPPLLDNCFDIVKNHLVGFFDEYAISEIAKA, via the exons atGCCGCAAA aattacTAGTAGATAAATGTTCGCTGTCGGACAAAGCATGCTTGGTACCTGCTGCCCAGAAAGTGCTGCCTATTTTCTTAGAAAGAATGCCCGAATACAATAGCGGTGCGGACAGTTTGAAGCTGACACCTATTAACTTTGACTTGAATGGTCTTAAGTTTACGTTGAATGGTGCTACGTGGACTGGACTAAAGGATTCTGTTATCGAGAATGTTGA atGGGACGCTGGAAGCAAACTATTTAAGGTCGATTTTCACACGGATGTAGCTGCCAAAGGAGCGTATACTGCTGATGGTCACGTGATGAACAAACCTATCAACGGCAATGGCGAACTCAATATGAAGCTTA AGAACATACAAGTCAAAATGACCGTTAACTACGACACCGTCAACAAGGGAGGCAAGGAATACATAAAGCCTGCTAAATACAGCTACGAGTTCGATGTTAAGGATAGCGCTCACTACGACATGTCGAACTTGTACAATGGAGATAAGGCGCTGA GTGACGACATGTTGGGCTTCTTGAATGGGAACTGGAAGGCTATCTCGGCAGCTTTCAGCCCTCCTCTGTTGGACAACTGTTTCGACATCGTAAAGAACCACCTTGTAGGATTCTTTGATGAATACGCAATTTCTGAAATTGCTAAAGCTTAA